A segment of the Pedobacter faecalis genome:
ACCCTATGCGCATTTAGCAACATAAGTTTCCTTCCGATATGCGGAAAGTCATGCTCCACCTCAAAATCGAGCACCGGGTTATTGGTAGGAAGGATACGCTCAAGCAATTCCTTCAAACGCGTGATGTTCCACTGTCCGTTTCCAAGCTCATACAGACTCTTCCCCTCGGTTTCCCGCTTCTCCACCTTAAATGTTTTCAGAAAAAAATCATTCGCAGAAATCACCCGGTAGCCCGAGTCAAGTACCAGCAGCCCCTGTCTTATCGTTTGTACAATACTGTCCAGGTACTCCTCGCTTTCCCTGAGCTGTGCCGTACGCTCGGCCACCTTGCCTTCTACCAGCTCACGCTCATGGATCAGGTCTTCCTCTGCATTCTTTCGGCGGGTCACATCATTCTGAACGCCTACAAAATGCGTCACATTCCCGCTTTCATCTCTTATAGGAGAAATATACAGCTCATTCCAGAAGAACTGACCGTTTTTCCGGTAATTGCGTATCTCAACAGTCACAGCCTCACCGCTGTCAACAGCCGCCCTTATGGCTGCCCTTGAAGCCTGTTCGCGTTCGCTGCCCTGAAGGAACCGGCAGTTCCTGCCAATAACCTCCTCACGCTGGTAGCCTGAAAGTTTAACAAAGGCCTGGTTACAATATATAATCGGATTATCCGGGAGTTGGTTATCCGTAACAATAATCCCACAGGTAGAGGCGTCGAGGGCAGCCCGCAGCAACTGGTTTTCCGCGTTAGAATTATTCATAGTTATTCGAGATTCTAAATGCTGAAAAATCTAAGCAATTGCTTTGCCAAACAAGTAGTTTTACGGACGGCTTGCGGAAAACACCGAAAACTTGTTGCCTTCACTTTGCCTGTCGATATTTGGCTCAGCATTAGCAGTTATCTCAGTATGGAAAAGGAGAAGATACAAAATAAGGAACTGACCGAATTTCCAATATGGGGTCAGGAACATATCGAGTCTGGCGCGCTTGCACAAATGCGGACCGCCATAAACCTGCCCATAGCGGTTGCAGGTGCGCTTATGCCCGATGCACATCAGGGCTACGGCCTCCCTATCGGCGGTGTGCTGGCTACAGCAGCCAACACCATCATCCCTTTCGCCGTGGGCGTCGATATTGCTTGCCGAATGTGCCTGAGCATTTACGACCTGCCGGCCGAAGCCGTGGATACAGAAAAAGATAAGCTAAAAAGGATATTGGTAAACAACACCTATTTC
Coding sequences within it:
- a CDS encoding RtcB family protein — encoded protein: MEKEKIQNKELTEFPIWGQEHIESGALAQMRTAINLPIAVAGALMPDAHQGYGLPIGGVLATAANTIIPFAVGVDIACRMCLSIYDLPAEAVDTEKDKLKRILVNNTYFGMGCTTKSYFDSSLFDKKTWNETDRDDRKPSTKTSMPSWPHRTTS